TCGCGAAGATCGAGGCCGCGGTGCGCGGCGAAGCGGTCGCCTGACGCCGCGGACAAGGGAGAAGGATCATGAGCAACGGAACCGAACCTGTCACGATGTGCCTGTGGTATGACAAGGATGCCGAAGCGGCGGCGAAATTCTATGCCGCGACCTTTCCGGACAGCGAGTTCGTCGCGGCGAACCGCTCGCCGAGCGACTTTCCCGACGGTAAGGAAGGCGATGTGCTGACGGTCGAATTCACCGTGATGGGCGTGCCTTTCATCGCGATCAACGGCGGGCCGGCGTTCAAACAGGACGAGGCCTTTTCGATCGTGATCAACACCGACACGCAGGAGGAGACCGACCGTTACTGGAACGCGATCGTCGGCAACGGCGGCGCCGAAAGCATGTGCGGATGGTGCAAGGACAAATGG
This DNA window, taken from Sphingopyxis sp. PAMC25046, encodes the following:
- a CDS encoding VOC family protein, with protein sequence MSNGTEPVTMCLWYDKDAEAAAKFYAATFPDSEFVAANRSPSDFPDGKEGDVLTVEFTVMGVPFIAINGGPAFKQDEAFSIVINTDTQEETDRYWNAIVGNGGAESMCGWCKDKWGVNWQITPRALTRAMTHPDRTAAKRAMDAMMTMKKIDIAAIEAALKGETVGAA